A single window of Marispirochaeta aestuarii DNA harbors:
- a CDS encoding AraC family transcriptional regulator: MDFKYTDHESGVAVMSVLSSSHVFPKHSHETYYILGLIENGATYCYGPEREDSLASPGSFFVINPGQVHSGVPVSGSRVSYRMLSINAKRFCSLAEEIEEGIPSPPEFPLTFQASPLEQSRLIRAYSGITDRISPLGKEELLYELTALLLPRAERKKALKLPPFVEHPGLKRGAELLRGDLEEKLSLAGIASEAGMSPYHFIRSFKKAYGLSPHVYRTQQRIGIAKRLLRSGSSLTDTALALGFYDQSHFSNTFHAYTGISPSAYRKGTLD; this comes from the coding sequence GTGGATTTTAAATATACCGACCATGAATCAGGGGTAGCCGTGATGAGCGTGCTGTCCAGTTCCCACGTCTTTCCCAAGCACTCCCACGAAACCTACTACATTCTAGGGCTGATTGAGAATGGAGCAACCTACTGTTACGGACCTGAGCGGGAGGACAGCCTGGCCTCTCCCGGCAGTTTCTTCGTTATCAATCCGGGGCAGGTCCATTCCGGCGTCCCCGTCTCCGGCTCCCGGGTGAGCTACCGGATGCTCTCCATCAACGCAAAACGATTCTGCTCCCTGGCGGAAGAGATTGAGGAGGGGATCCCGAGCCCCCCGGAGTTTCCCCTTACCTTTCAGGCCTCCCCTCTGGAGCAATCCCGGCTTATCCGGGCCTACAGCGGTATTACCGACAGGATCAGTCCTCTGGGCAAAGAGGAGCTCCTCTACGAGCTGACCGCTCTTCTCCTGCCCAGGGCCGAACGCAAAAAGGCGTTGAAACTGCCTCCCTTTGTGGAACATCCCGGCCTGAAGAGGGGCGCAGAACTTCTGCGGGGAGATCTGGAGGAGAAACTCAGCCTTGCCGGAATTGCGTCGGAAGCAGGCATGAGCCCCTATCATTTTATCCGTTCCTTTAAAAAGGCCTACGGACTCTCACCCCACGTCTACCGTACCCAGCAGAGGATCGGCATTGCGAAGAGACTGCTCAGATCAGGCAGTTCCCTGACGGATACCGCCCTGGCACTGGGTTTCTACGATCA